A genomic stretch from Methanobacterium sp. includes:
- a CDS encoding carboxymuconolactone decarboxylase family protein translates to MDVKNHEKTPDKVFSGRELYSVRESYWIFHAGIRTIKYMSRAKKNKSLSPKFIERLMLAVTEVNDCALCSYAHTKRALESGMSNEEIQNMLSGVMEDVPSDELEAVIFAQHYADTRGNPTRESWERIIEIYGESKAKGILGSIRTIMIGNTYGIPWSSFFNRLKGKGDPRSSLLYEFKMILGTLLTPISFIHALISDLFKKPIINF, encoded by the coding sequence ATGGATGTTAAAAATCATGAAAAAACCCCTGATAAAGTGTTCTCTGGCAGGGAACTATACTCGGTTAGGGAATCTTACTGGATTTTTCATGCAGGAATTCGAACTATAAAATACATGTCGAGGGCAAAAAAGAACAAAAGTTTAAGCCCAAAGTTCATTGAAAGGCTAATGTTAGCAGTGACTGAAGTGAATGACTGTGCCTTATGCTCATATGCCCATACTAAAAGGGCACTTGAAAGCGGAATGAGCAATGAAGAAATCCAGAATATGCTCTCTGGTGTTATGGAAGATGTTCCCAGCGATGAACTTGAAGCAGTCATCTTTGCCCAACACTATGCCGACACCAGGGGAAACCCCACTAGAGAATCATGGGAACGTATTATAGAAATCTATGGTGAGTCTAAAGCAAAAGGAATACTTGGTTCCATACGTACCATCATGATTGGAAATACTTATGGCATTCCCTGGAGTTCTTTTTTCAACAGACTAAAAGGCAAAGGAGATCCAAGAAGTAGTTTACTTTATGAGTTTAAAATGATTTTAGGAACTCTTTTAACACCCATATCTTTCATCCATGCTTTGATTTCTGATTTATTTAAAAAACCAATAATTAATTTTTAA